A window of Tursiops truncatus isolate mTurTru1 chromosome 8, mTurTru1.mat.Y, whole genome shotgun sequence contains these coding sequences:
- the STARD10 gene encoding START domain-containing protein 10 isoform X3 yields the protein MEKSAASTEPQGPRPVLGRDSVQVPDDQDFRSFRSECEAEAGWNLTYSKAGVSVWVQAVEMDRTLHKIKSTGSGRAGPAAMAHGPSHSAACRIFPDRGTNPCPLHRQADSQPLHHQGSPVQPVFAVTNWLCSEGRIIPVSQMKILGFRTEVLCSSQGHTGRKQQDRGLSDQTAWNCCKCELVGQRDGPSLLRGDFQCRMECRDVPAETLYDVLHDIEYRKKWDSNVIETFDIARLTVNADVGYYSWRCPKPLKNRDVITLRSWLPMGTDYIIMNYSVKHPKYPPRKDLVRAVSIQTGYLIQSTGPKSCVITYMAQVDPKGSLPKWVVNKSSQFLAPKAMKKMYKACVKYPEWKQKHQPHFKPWLHPEQSPLPSLALSELSVQHADSLENIDESAVAESREERVGSAGGEGSDDDTSLT from the exons ATGGAGAAGTCAGCTGCCTCAACTGAGCCCCAGGGGCCTCGGCCAGTCCTGGGCCGCGACAGCGTCCAGGTGCCCGACGACCAGGACTTCCGCAGCTTCCGGTCAGAGTGTGAGGCCGAGGCGGGCTGGAACTTGACCTACAGCAAGGCCGGCGTGTCTGTGTGGGTGCAGGCTGTGGAGATGGATCGTACCCTGCACAAGATCAAG agcacaggctccggacgtgcaggcccagcggccatggctcacgggcccagccactccgcggcatgcaggatcttcccagatcggggcacgaacccgtgtcccctgcatcggcaggcggactctcaaccactgcaccaccagggaagcccagtgcaaCCAGTTTTTGCTGTCACTAACTGG ctctGCTCCGAGGGGAGGATtatccctgtttcacagatgaagatATTGGGATTCAGAACTGAAGTACTTTGCTCAAGCCAAGGCCACACAGGCAGGAAGCAGCAGGACAGAGGCCTATCTGACCAGACAGCCTGGAATTGCTGCAAATGTGAGCTTGTGGGGCAACGCGATGGCCCAAGTCTTCTCAGAGGAGACTTCCAG TGCCGGATGGAGTGCCGTGATGTGCCAGCAGAGACGCTCTACGACGTCCTACATGACATTGAATACCGAAAGAAGTGGGACAGCAATGTCATTGAAACTTTTGACATTGCCCGCTTGACAGTCAACGCTGACGTGGGCTATTATTCTT GGAGGTGTCCAAAGCCCCTGAAGAATCGTGATGTCATCACCCTCCGCTCCTGGCTTCCCATGGGCACTGATTACATCATTATGAACTACTCAGTCAAACATCCC AAATACCCACCTCGGAAAGACTTGGTCCGAGCTGTGTCCATCCAGACGGGCTACCTCATCCAGAGCACGGGGCCCAAGAGCTGCGTCATCACCTACATGGCTCAGGTGGACCCCAAAG GCTCCTTACCCAAGTGGGTGGTGAATAAATCTTCTCAGTTCCTGGCTCCCAAG GCTATGAAGAAGATGTACAAGGCGTGCGTCAAATACCCTGAGTGGAAGCAGAAGCATCAACCGCACTTCAAGCCGTGGCTACACCCAGAGCAGAGCCCGTTGCCGAGCCTGGCGCTGTCGGAGCTGTCTGTGCAGCACGCGGACTCGCTGGAGAACATCGACGAGAGTGCGGTGGCAGAGAGCCGGGAGGAGCGCGTGGGCAGCGCGGGCGGCGAGGGCAGTGATGACGACACTTCGCTCACCTGA
- the STARD10 gene encoding START domain-containing protein 10 isoform X2: MEKSAASTEPQGPRPVLGRDSVQVPDDQDFRSFRSECEAEAGWNLTYSKAGVSVWVQAVEMDRTLHKIKSTGSGRAGPAAMAHGPSHSAACRIFPDRGTNPCPLHRQADSQPLHHQGSPVQPVFAVTNWCRMECRDVPAETLYDVLHDIEYRKKWDSNVIETFDIARLTVNADVGYYSWRCPKPLKNRDVITLRSWLPMGTDYIIMNYSVKHPKYPPRKDLVRAVSIQTGYLIQSTGPKSCVITYMAQVDPKGSLPKWVVNKSSQFLAPKAMKKMYKACVKYPEWKQKHQPHFKPWLHPEQSPLPSLALSELSVQHADSLENIDESAVAESREERVGSAGGEGSDDDTSLT, translated from the exons ATGGAGAAGTCAGCTGCCTCAACTGAGCCCCAGGGGCCTCGGCCAGTCCTGGGCCGCGACAGCGTCCAGGTGCCCGACGACCAGGACTTCCGCAGCTTCCGGTCAGAGTGTGAGGCCGAGGCGGGCTGGAACTTGACCTACAGCAAGGCCGGCGTGTCTGTGTGGGTGCAGGCTGTGGAGATGGATCGTACCCTGCACAAGATCAAG agcacaggctccggacgtgcaggcccagcggccatggctcacgggcccagccactccgcggcatgcaggatcttcccagatcggggcacgaacccgtgtcccctgcatcggcaggcggactctcaaccactgcaccaccagggaagcccagtgcaaCCAGTTTTTGCTGTCACTAACTGG TGCCGGATGGAGTGCCGTGATGTGCCAGCAGAGACGCTCTACGACGTCCTACATGACATTGAATACCGAAAGAAGTGGGACAGCAATGTCATTGAAACTTTTGACATTGCCCGCTTGACAGTCAACGCTGACGTGGGCTATTATTCTT GGAGGTGTCCAAAGCCCCTGAAGAATCGTGATGTCATCACCCTCCGCTCCTGGCTTCCCATGGGCACTGATTACATCATTATGAACTACTCAGTCAAACATCCC AAATACCCACCTCGGAAAGACTTGGTCCGAGCTGTGTCCATCCAGACGGGCTACCTCATCCAGAGCACGGGGCCCAAGAGCTGCGTCATCACCTACATGGCTCAGGTGGACCCCAAAG GCTCCTTACCCAAGTGGGTGGTGAATAAATCTTCTCAGTTCCTGGCTCCCAAG GCTATGAAGAAGATGTACAAGGCGTGCGTCAAATACCCTGAGTGGAAGCAGAAGCATCAACCGCACTTCAAGCCGTGGCTACACCCAGAGCAGAGCCCGTTGCCGAGCCTGGCGCTGTCGGAGCTGTCTGTGCAGCACGCGGACTCGCTGGAGAACATCGACGAGAGTGCGGTGGCAGAGAGCCGGGAGGAGCGCGTGGGCAGCGCGGGCGGCGAGGGCAGTGATGACGACACTTCGCTCACCTGA
- the STARD10 gene encoding START domain-containing protein 10 isoform X5, with amino-acid sequence MEKSAASTEPQGPRPVLGRDSVQVPDDQDFRSFRSECEAEAGWNLTYSKAGVSVWVQAVEMDRTLHKIKCRMECRDVPAETLYDVLHDIEYRKKWDSNVIETFDIARLTVNADVGYYSWRCPKPLKNRDVITLRSWLPMGTDYIIMNYSVKHPKYPPRKDLVRAVSIQTGYLIQSTGPKSCVITYMAQVDPKGSLPKWVVNKSSQFLAPKAMKKMYKACVKYPEWKQKHQPHFKPWLHPEQSPLPSLALSELSVQHADSLENIDESAVAESREERVGSAGGEGSDDDTSLT; translated from the exons ATGGAGAAGTCAGCTGCCTCAACTGAGCCCCAGGGGCCTCGGCCAGTCCTGGGCCGCGACAGCGTCCAGGTGCCCGACGACCAGGACTTCCGCAGCTTCCGGTCAGAGTGTGAGGCCGAGGCGGGCTGGAACTTGACCTACAGCAAGGCCGGCGTGTCTGTGTGGGTGCAGGCTGTGGAGATGGATCGTACCCTGCACAAGATCAAG TGCCGGATGGAGTGCCGTGATGTGCCAGCAGAGACGCTCTACGACGTCCTACATGACATTGAATACCGAAAGAAGTGGGACAGCAATGTCATTGAAACTTTTGACATTGCCCGCTTGACAGTCAACGCTGACGTGGGCTATTATTCTT GGAGGTGTCCAAAGCCCCTGAAGAATCGTGATGTCATCACCCTCCGCTCCTGGCTTCCCATGGGCACTGATTACATCATTATGAACTACTCAGTCAAACATCCC AAATACCCACCTCGGAAAGACTTGGTCCGAGCTGTGTCCATCCAGACGGGCTACCTCATCCAGAGCACGGGGCCCAAGAGCTGCGTCATCACCTACATGGCTCAGGTGGACCCCAAAG GCTCCTTACCCAAGTGGGTGGTGAATAAATCTTCTCAGTTCCTGGCTCCCAAG GCTATGAAGAAGATGTACAAGGCGTGCGTCAAATACCCTGAGTGGAAGCAGAAGCATCAACCGCACTTCAAGCCGTGGCTACACCCAGAGCAGAGCCCGTTGCCGAGCCTGGCGCTGTCGGAGCTGTCTGTGCAGCACGCGGACTCGCTGGAGAACATCGACGAGAGTGCGGTGGCAGAGAGCCGGGAGGAGCGCGTGGGCAGCGCGGGCGGCGAGGGCAGTGATGACGACACTTCGCTCACCTGA
- the STARD10 gene encoding START domain-containing protein 10 isoform X1 has product MEKSAASTEPQGPRPVLGRDSVQVPDDQDFRSFRSECEAEAGWNLTYSKAGVSVWVQAVEMDRTLHKIKLCSEGRIIPVSQMKILGFRTEVLCSSQGHTGRKQQDRGLSDQTAWNCCKCELVGQRDGPSLLRGDFQCRMECRDVPAETLYDVLHDIEYRKKWDSNVIETFDIARLTVNADVGYYSWRCPKPLKNRDVITLRSWLPMGTDYIIMNYSVKHPKYPPRKDLVRAVSIQTGYLIQSTGPKSCVITYMAQVDPKGSLPKWVVNKSSQFLAPKAMKKMYKACVKYPEWKQKHQPHFKPWLHPEQSPLPSLALSELSVQHADSLENIDESAVAESREERVGSAGGEGSDDDTSLT; this is encoded by the exons ATGGAGAAGTCAGCTGCCTCAACTGAGCCCCAGGGGCCTCGGCCAGTCCTGGGCCGCGACAGCGTCCAGGTGCCCGACGACCAGGACTTCCGCAGCTTCCGGTCAGAGTGTGAGGCCGAGGCGGGCTGGAACTTGACCTACAGCAAGGCCGGCGTGTCTGTGTGGGTGCAGGCTGTGGAGATGGATCGTACCCTGCACAAGATCAAG ctctGCTCCGAGGGGAGGATtatccctgtttcacagatgaagatATTGGGATTCAGAACTGAAGTACTTTGCTCAAGCCAAGGCCACACAGGCAGGAAGCAGCAGGACAGAGGCCTATCTGACCAGACAGCCTGGAATTGCTGCAAATGTGAGCTTGTGGGGCAACGCGATGGCCCAAGTCTTCTCAGAGGAGACTTCCAG TGCCGGATGGAGTGCCGTGATGTGCCAGCAGAGACGCTCTACGACGTCCTACATGACATTGAATACCGAAAGAAGTGGGACAGCAATGTCATTGAAACTTTTGACATTGCCCGCTTGACAGTCAACGCTGACGTGGGCTATTATTCTT GGAGGTGTCCAAAGCCCCTGAAGAATCGTGATGTCATCACCCTCCGCTCCTGGCTTCCCATGGGCACTGATTACATCATTATGAACTACTCAGTCAAACATCCC AAATACCCACCTCGGAAAGACTTGGTCCGAGCTGTGTCCATCCAGACGGGCTACCTCATCCAGAGCACGGGGCCCAAGAGCTGCGTCATCACCTACATGGCTCAGGTGGACCCCAAAG GCTCCTTACCCAAGTGGGTGGTGAATAAATCTTCTCAGTTCCTGGCTCCCAAG GCTATGAAGAAGATGTACAAGGCGTGCGTCAAATACCCTGAGTGGAAGCAGAAGCATCAACCGCACTTCAAGCCGTGGCTACACCCAGAGCAGAGCCCGTTGCCGAGCCTGGCGCTGTCGGAGCTGTCTGTGCAGCACGCGGACTCGCTGGAGAACATCGACGAGAGTGCGGTGGCAGAGAGCCGGGAGGAGCGCGTGGGCAGCGCGGGCGGCGAGGGCAGTGATGACGACACTTCGCTCACCTGA
- the STARD10 gene encoding START domain-containing protein 10 isoform X4 — protein sequence MAHGPSHSAACRIFPDRGTNPCPLHRQADSQPLHHQGSPVQPVFAVTNWLCSEGRIIPVSQMKILGFRTEVLCSSQGHTGRKQQDRGLSDQTAWNCCKCELVGQRDGPSLLRGDFQCRMECRDVPAETLYDVLHDIEYRKKWDSNVIETFDIARLTVNADVGYYSWRCPKPLKNRDVITLRSWLPMGTDYIIMNYSVKHPKYPPRKDLVRAVSIQTGYLIQSTGPKSCVITYMAQVDPKGSLPKWVVNKSSQFLAPKAMKKMYKACVKYPEWKQKHQPHFKPWLHPEQSPLPSLALSELSVQHADSLENIDESAVAESREERVGSAGGEGSDDDTSLT from the exons atggctcacgggcccagccactccgcggcatgcaggatcttcccagatcggggcacgaacccgtgtcccctgcatcggcaggcggactctcaaccactgcaccaccagggaagcccagtgcaaCCAGTTTTTGCTGTCACTAACTGG ctctGCTCCGAGGGGAGGATtatccctgtttcacagatgaagatATTGGGATTCAGAACTGAAGTACTTTGCTCAAGCCAAGGCCACACAGGCAGGAAGCAGCAGGACAGAGGCCTATCTGACCAGACAGCCTGGAATTGCTGCAAATGTGAGCTTGTGGGGCAACGCGATGGCCCAAGTCTTCTCAGAGGAGACTTCCAG TGCCGGATGGAGTGCCGTGATGTGCCAGCAGAGACGCTCTACGACGTCCTACATGACATTGAATACCGAAAGAAGTGGGACAGCAATGTCATTGAAACTTTTGACATTGCCCGCTTGACAGTCAACGCTGACGTGGGCTATTATTCTT GGAGGTGTCCAAAGCCCCTGAAGAATCGTGATGTCATCACCCTCCGCTCCTGGCTTCCCATGGGCACTGATTACATCATTATGAACTACTCAGTCAAACATCCC AAATACCCACCTCGGAAAGACTTGGTCCGAGCTGTGTCCATCCAGACGGGCTACCTCATCCAGAGCACGGGGCCCAAGAGCTGCGTCATCACCTACATGGCTCAGGTGGACCCCAAAG GCTCCTTACCCAAGTGGGTGGTGAATAAATCTTCTCAGTTCCTGGCTCCCAAG GCTATGAAGAAGATGTACAAGGCGTGCGTCAAATACCCTGAGTGGAAGCAGAAGCATCAACCGCACTTCAAGCCGTGGCTACACCCAGAGCAGAGCCCGTTGCCGAGCCTGGCGCTGTCGGAGCTGTCTGTGCAGCACGCGGACTCGCTGGAGAACATCGACGAGAGTGCGGTGGCAGAGAGCCGGGAGGAGCGCGTGGGCAGCGCGGGCGGCGAGGGCAGTGATGACGACACTTCGCTCACCTGA